From a single Aggregatilinea lenta genomic region:
- a CDS encoding isoamylase early set domain-containing protein gives MLKKRYLKNGPVKVDFVLPDAVAQMAKTVFLVGDFNNWDEQATPMNQTKGGSFKVTLDLEPDRNYQFRYLVNGNQWHNDWDADAYAPNPFSGDNSVLSTHRTDGS, from the coding sequence ATGCTGAAAAAGCGTTACCTGAAAAATGGCCCGGTAAAAGTAGATTTTGTGCTGCCAGACGCCGTCGCCCAGATGGCAAAAACAGTTTTTCTGGTGGGCGATTTCAATAACTGGGACGAGCAGGCCACGCCGATGAATCAGACGAAGGGCGGTTCATTTAAGGTCACGCTCGACCTCGAGCCGGACCGGAATTATCAGTTTCGCTATCTGGTGAACGGCAACCAGTGGCACAACGATTGGGACGCGGACGCCTACGCACCAAACCCGTTCAGCGGCGACAATTCCGTGCTCTCGACACACCGGACCGACGGCAGTTAA
- a CDS encoding amylo-alpha-1,6-glucosidase: MIHFGREVTGHLETVLRREWLVTNGIGGYAMGAVGGARTRRYHSLLTASLQPPTRRTVMVGSLDAWVEINGRRSPLVTHEWAAGVVLPDGYRHLESFTLDGAIPTFTWSLGDVQLVQRIWMAHGQNTTYITYTYTRGSSNIRLLLKPLCTYRDHHKVTKGGFRVDINPVTSPWVEGRALAVQVYPERAHGPAQPFRILANQGKFEPGPEWWWSFHLAREEDSGLDDQEDLFAAGTLVADVKPGATLAMAFTAAATDPVPWKEAYEGEQQRQIRLVGRADATDAPDWIRQLVLAADQFIVTRDIEGETGTSILAGYPWFSDWGRDAMIALPGLTLVTGRYEDGARILRTFARYVDHGMLPNRFPDAGDAPEYNTVDAALWYFQAAYAYYQACGQSHPLIRELYPALLDILNWYQKGTRFSIHQDPEDGLLYAGEGGTQLTWMDVKIDDWVVTPRVGKPVEINALWYNALRITAELASALGNDADAARFTQDADRVYASFNDRFWYSGGYLYDVVDSPDGDDPTLRPNQIFAVSLPFPLLESEHARAVVSICAGELVTSYGLRSLPPDENDYVGHYGGDRVQRDVSYHQGTAWSWLLGPFVSAHYRAYGDARAAFSYLEPLADHLRDHGLGTISEIFDADPSHAPRGCVAQAWSVGEVLRAWHALRPMLQPDSPGHPNGCA, translated from the coding sequence ATGATCCATTTTGGACGCGAAGTCACCGGCCATCTGGAAACCGTGCTGCGCCGTGAATGGCTGGTCACCAACGGGATTGGCGGCTATGCCATGGGCGCGGTCGGAGGCGCACGCACGCGCCGCTATCACAGCCTGCTCACTGCTTCGCTCCAACCCCCGACGCGCCGCACGGTGATGGTCGGCAGCCTGGATGCGTGGGTCGAGATCAACGGGCGGCGCTCGCCGCTGGTCACGCACGAATGGGCCGCCGGGGTCGTGCTGCCCGACGGCTACCGCCACCTGGAGAGTTTCACGCTGGACGGCGCGATCCCGACCTTCACGTGGTCCCTGGGCGACGTGCAGCTCGTGCAGCGCATCTGGATGGCACACGGGCAGAACACGACTTACATCACCTACACCTACACGCGCGGATCGTCCAATATCCGTCTTCTCCTCAAGCCGCTGTGCACCTACCGCGACCACCATAAGGTGACCAAGGGCGGCTTCCGCGTGGATATCAACCCGGTCACGTCGCCGTGGGTGGAAGGTCGCGCGCTGGCCGTGCAGGTCTACCCGGAACGCGCGCACGGTCCGGCGCAGCCGTTCCGCATCCTCGCCAACCAGGGCAAGTTTGAGCCGGGGCCGGAATGGTGGTGGTCCTTCCACCTGGCGCGCGAAGAAGACAGCGGTCTGGACGACCAGGAAGACCTGTTCGCGGCGGGCACGCTGGTGGCGGACGTGAAACCCGGCGCCACGCTGGCGATGGCCTTCACCGCCGCCGCTACCGATCCGGTCCCGTGGAAAGAGGCATACGAGGGCGAGCAGCAGCGGCAGATCCGGCTGGTCGGGCGCGCGGACGCCACCGACGCGCCGGACTGGATCCGGCAGCTCGTGCTGGCCGCCGACCAGTTCATCGTCACGCGCGACATCGAAGGCGAGACGGGCACCAGCATCCTGGCCGGATATCCCTGGTTCAGTGATTGGGGCCGCGACGCGATGATCGCGCTGCCGGGGCTGACCCTGGTCACCGGGCGCTATGAGGACGGCGCGCGCATCCTGCGCACCTTCGCGCGCTACGTGGATCACGGCATGTTGCCCAACCGCTTTCCCGACGCCGGGGACGCGCCCGAATACAACACCGTGGACGCGGCGCTGTGGTATTTCCAGGCCGCCTATGCCTATTATCAGGCGTGCGGCCAGTCGCACCCGCTGATCCGCGAGCTGTATCCGGCCCTGCTCGACATCCTCAACTGGTATCAAAAGGGCACGCGCTTCAGCATCCACCAGGACCCGGAAGACGGTCTGCTCTACGCGGGCGAAGGGGGCACGCAGCTTACCTGGATGGACGTAAAAATCGACGACTGGGTGGTGACGCCGCGCGTCGGCAAGCCGGTCGAGATCAATGCGCTGTGGTACAACGCGCTGCGCATCACCGCCGAGCTGGCGTCCGCGCTGGGCAATGACGCCGACGCCGCACGCTTCACGCAGGACGCGGACCGGGTCTACGCCAGCTTCAACGACCGCTTCTGGTACAGCGGCGGCTACCTCTACGACGTGGTGGATAGCCCCGACGGCGACGATCCCACGCTGCGCCCCAACCAGATCTTCGCCGTGTCGCTGCCGTTCCCGCTGCTCGAAAGCGAGCACGCCCGCGCCGTGGTGAGCATCTGCGCGGGCGAGTTGGTAACGTCCTATGGGCTGCGCAGCCTGCCGCCCGACGAAAACGATTACGTAGGCCATTACGGCGGGGATCGCGTGCAGCGCGACGTGAGCTATCACCAGGGCACGGCGTGGAGCTGGCTGCTCGGCCCGTTCGTCAGCGCTCACTACCGCGCCTACGGGGACGCGCGCGCCGCCTTCAGCTATTTGGAGCCGCTGGCCGATCACCTACGCGATCACGGCCTGGGCACGATCAGCGAGATTTTCGACGCCGATCCGTCGCACGCGCCGCGCGGGTGCGTCGCGCAAGCATGGAGCGTGGGCGAAGTGCTGCGCGCGTGGCACGCGCTGCGGCCCATGCTCCAGCCGGACTCGCCCGGCCACCCGAACGGCTGCGCGTAG
- a CDS encoding M23 family metallopeptidase, translated as MFSPRSNPVRQRLALAALALVASGVTFALVILAARWPLGRHAETSVPALSVAYATSLPTPIALYAAIDPALIPAYEAARQGDREVGFLSREIAPVGVYLPAGNTLAFELPTSTPSSTPTQTPTVTPSPTITPTATATPTITPSPTKGHSPAVAAPTDLPPSATPSATITAIPSPTPHPTATPLASFTPAPVALLSPPGVTCAPTGWPAAGLLTQSFSRWHGGIDIAVDNGTMVHATHSGSVIFAGWRTDGYGNLIVVQNGRFITYYGHLRDIAVHQGDWVARGAIIGEAGSTGNSSGPHVHYEIRLDDVPIDPQTFDKRGFTPC; from the coding sequence ATGTTCTCACCCCGCTCCAACCCGGTCCGGCAGCGCCTCGCGCTTGCCGCGTTGGCCCTGGTGGCGAGCGGGGTGACGTTTGCGCTGGTGATACTGGCCGCCAGGTGGCCGTTGGGTCGCCACGCCGAAACGAGCGTGCCCGCCCTCAGCGTCGCCTATGCGACCAGCCTGCCCACGCCGATCGCGCTGTACGCCGCCATCGATCCGGCACTGATTCCGGCCTACGAGGCGGCTCGCCAGGGCGACCGTGAAGTCGGCTTTCTCTCGCGCGAGATCGCCCCGGTCGGTGTCTACCTGCCAGCGGGCAACACGCTGGCGTTCGAGCTGCCGACTTCAACGCCCTCCTCCACGCCAACCCAGACGCCCACCGTCACCCCTTCGCCTACGATCACGCCCACTGCGACCGCAACGCCGACCATTACCCCTTCCCCGACCAAGGGGCACAGTCCCGCCGTGGCCGCGCCCACCGACCTGCCCCCCAGCGCCACGCCCTCCGCGACGATCACCGCGATCCCGTCGCCCACGCCGCATCCCACCGCGACGCCGCTCGCCAGCTTCACGCCTGCGCCGGTCGCGCTGCTGTCGCCGCCCGGTGTGACCTGCGCGCCGACCGGCTGGCCCGCCGCCGGCCTGCTGACGCAGAGCTTTTCACGCTGGCACGGCGGGATCGATATCGCCGTCGATAACGGCACGATGGTCCATGCCACGCACAGCGGCAGCGTGATCTTCGCGGGCTGGCGCACGGATGGTTACGGCAACCTGATCGTCGTGCAAAACGGGCGCTTCATCACCTACTACGGCCACCTGCGCGACATCGCCGTGCATCAGGGCGACTGGGTAGCGCGCGGCGCGATCATCGGGGAGGCAGGCAGCACCGGCAACAGCAGCGGCCCGCACGTGCATTACGAAATCCGCCTCGACGACGTGCCAATCGATCCACAGACGTTCGATAAGCGCGGCTTCACGCCGTGCTAG
- a CDS encoding PD-(D/E)XK nuclease family protein, with product MGLEQLDLFAMMPHEVPPDATLIAGPVGCGKTERALDEVLRARTFGSAFGAIWVLLATGLQRNAFRERLVARSEDAVQFGVEIFDFYTLYARLLDLAGDPQRQLDESARHHVLRAVGEDLRDRDGLEVFGQIAHLPGFVAEIGSLISELKQGLVTPETFAAASGSRAARDRDLARIYARYQEFLLQHQLVDRHGAGWLALEHVERDPALASHVRLLVIDGFDQFNALHARLVSGLARQVGRTVLTLTRTGPAPGRHFARLDQAWRRMEQAAPDLWRHESLDGCGLERPPALEHLMESLFRMRADCVPGQGAVRLIEAPDPVREVQMVLRRVKRLLLDGTAPDEVAVVARDMVRYGGALRETARAYDLPLVVREETPLRENPAVAAVLELIALAEAGFPRRETIDSLRSPYLDAPDLSDEQIAVVERISFRQVVVRGRETWLDAFEAATVTLRDDEGETPPDAGDLLAAGALAEAVARHFDRITPPREGTVRALAGWIMALMGPDPAEADDEIADGEDAALPADEPRDHFDVLACARSAPDAERAARDVAALGVLRNVLAGICAAHDLVDGDAEPVVMSWRAFRTELDLAIQGATVTPTGGLSRLGRVLATDVFELRGLPHAHVFVLGMAQGEFPAPVADDALVQEAERAELAAHGIPLPLAAERADDMSLFYQVVGQARVTLTLSRATVDDKGALLEPSPYWRAVCAAVDPDEDVERMVIGAAPVLADAATVGEAAVALAAAFSGERPDGADSAVWGVYNALIERGAWQAALRGRAVETGREDGARPFDGYTGVLGGEALRDVVRDRLGLDRVWSASQLNEIGQCAYKFFARRLLKLEELKEPEEGLDVLQRGSINHAILEETYRRAGAEGLSITPDCADRALAILDESADAVFRDAPQAYGFRLGPVWMQERAEIVGRLRRLVMLDFSGAGPLDKLAGEPRTPYAQEIAFGPGKEVEVRLDGPAGQLRARGFIDRIDAAGDRVWLVDYKTGSTKRKVGDMRAGREVQMVLYVLAAQELMRARGEALAVGGGAFWHLQNAETSGELVASDGAIPDAVLAVHANVESAREGRFPVRPGTVTGGLCTTYCEFGRLCRLTRAAFRKPGAGEIAFSPDGETPDDD from the coding sequence ATGGGCCTTGAGCAGTTGGATCTCTTTGCGATGATGCCTCACGAGGTGCCGCCCGACGCGACGCTGATCGCGGGGCCGGTGGGCTGCGGAAAAACCGAGCGCGCGCTGGACGAGGTGCTGCGCGCCCGCACGTTCGGCTCGGCGTTCGGCGCGATCTGGGTGCTGCTGGCGACGGGCTTGCAGCGCAACGCCTTTCGCGAGCGATTGGTGGCGCGCAGCGAGGACGCGGTGCAGTTCGGCGTGGAGATCTTCGACTTCTACACGCTCTATGCGCGCCTGCTGGATCTGGCGGGCGATCCGCAGCGGCAGCTCGACGAGTCGGCGCGGCATCACGTGCTGAGGGCGGTGGGCGAAGACCTGCGCGATCGCGACGGGCTGGAGGTGTTCGGGCAGATCGCGCACCTGCCCGGCTTCGTCGCGGAGATCGGCAGCCTGATCTCGGAGCTGAAACAGGGCCTCGTCACGCCGGAAACGTTCGCGGCGGCGTCCGGCTCGCGCGCCGCGCGCGACCGGGATCTGGCGCGTATTTACGCCAGATACCAGGAATTTCTGCTGCAGCACCAACTCGTCGACCGGCACGGGGCGGGCTGGCTGGCGCTGGAACACGTCGAGCGCGACCCGGCGCTGGCATCGCACGTGCGGCTGCTGGTGATAGACGGCTTCGACCAGTTTAACGCGCTGCACGCGCGGCTGGTGTCCGGGCTGGCGCGGCAGGTGGGGCGCACTGTGCTGACCCTGACGCGTACCGGGCCTGCGCCGGGCCGCCACTTCGCCCGGCTCGATCAGGCGTGGCGGCGCATGGAGCAGGCCGCGCCGGACCTGTGGCGGCACGAGTCGCTGGACGGCTGCGGATTGGAGCGTCCGCCCGCGCTCGAGCACCTGATGGAGTCGCTGTTCCGCATGCGCGCCGACTGCGTACCGGGGCAGGGCGCGGTGCGCCTGATCGAAGCGCCCGATCCCGTGCGCGAGGTGCAGATGGTGCTGCGGCGGGTCAAGCGCCTGCTGCTGGACGGGACCGCGCCGGACGAGGTGGCAGTCGTGGCGCGGGACATGGTGCGCTATGGCGGCGCGCTGCGCGAGACGGCGCGCGCGTATGACCTGCCGCTCGTCGTGCGTGAGGAAACGCCGCTGCGCGAAAATCCGGCGGTGGCGGCGGTGCTGGAATTGATCGCGCTGGCCGAGGCAGGCTTCCCCCGGCGCGAAACCATCGACAGCCTGCGCAGCCCCTATCTGGACGCGCCCGACCTGAGCGACGAGCAGATCGCGGTGGTGGAGCGCATCAGCTTCCGGCAGGTCGTCGTGCGCGGGCGCGAGACGTGGCTGGACGCGTTCGAAGCAGCGACCGTCACCCTACGCGACGACGAGGGCGAAACGCCACCCGACGCGGGCGATCTGCTGGCGGCAGGCGCATTGGCTGAGGCGGTGGCGCGGCACTTCGACCGCATCACGCCGCCACGCGAGGGCACGGTGCGCGCGTTGGCAGGCTGGATCATGGCGCTGATGGGTCCCGACCCCGCCGAGGCCGACGACGAGATCGCGGACGGTGAAGACGCGGCGCTCCCGGCGGATGAGCCGCGCGATCATTTCGACGTGCTGGCCTGCGCGCGATCCGCCCCGGACGCGGAACGTGCCGCACGGGACGTGGCGGCGCTCGGCGTGCTGCGCAACGTGCTGGCCGGAATCTGTGCGGCGCACGATCTGGTGGACGGCGACGCCGAGCCGGTCGTGATGTCCTGGCGCGCCTTCCGCACCGAGCTGGATCTGGCGATTCAGGGCGCGACGGTCACGCCGACGGGCGGGCTGAGCCGCCTGGGGCGCGTGCTGGCGACAGACGTCTTCGAGCTGCGCGGGCTGCCACACGCGCACGTCTTCGTGCTGGGTATGGCCCAGGGCGAATTTCCCGCGCCCGTCGCGGACGACGCGCTGGTACAGGAAGCCGAACGCGCCGAGCTGGCCGCGCACGGCATCCCGCTGCCGCTGGCGGCGGAACGCGCCGACGACATGAGCCTGTTTTATCAGGTCGTGGGGCAGGCGCGCGTGACGCTGACGCTCAGCCGGGCCACGGTGGACGACAAGGGCGCGCTGTTGGAGCCGTCGCCGTACTGGCGCGCGGTGTGCGCGGCGGTGGACCCGGACGAAGACGTCGAGCGCATGGTGATCGGGGCCGCGCCTGTGCTGGCCGACGCGGCGACGGTGGGTGAGGCGGCGGTTGCCCTGGCGGCGGCCTTCAGCGGCGAGCGCCCGGACGGCGCGGACTCGGCGGTGTGGGGCGTGTACAACGCGCTGATCGAACGCGGAGCGTGGCAGGCGGCGTTGCGCGGGCGCGCGGTCGAGACCGGGCGCGAAGATGGCGCGCGGCCCTTCGACGGCTATACCGGCGTGCTCGGCGGCGAGGCGCTGCGCGACGTGGTGCGCGACAGGTTGGGCCTGGACCGCGTATGGAGCGCCAGCCAGCTCAACGAGATCGGGCAGTGCGCGTACAAATTCTTCGCGCGGCGGCTGCTGAAGCTGGAGGAACTCAAGGAGCCGGAAGAGGGCCTGGACGTGCTCCAGCGCGGATCGATCAATCACGCCATCCTCGAAGAAACGTATCGCCGCGCCGGGGCGGAAGGACTGAGCATTACGCCGGACTGCGCGGATCGCGCGCTGGCGATCCTGGACGAGAGCGCCGACGCGGTGTTCCGCGACGCGCCGCAGGCGTACGGCTTCCGGCTCGGCCCGGTGTGGATGCAGGAGCGCGCGGAGATCGTGGGGCGGCTGCGGCGGCTGGTGATGCTCGATTTCAGCGGCGCGGGGCCGCTCGACAAGCTGGCGGGCGAACCGCGCACGCCGTATGCCCAGGAGATCGCATTCGGGCCGGGGAAAGAAGTCGAAGTCAGGCTCGACGGCCCGGCGGGGCAACTGCGCGCGCGCGGCTTCATCGACCGGATCGACGCGGCGGGAGATCGGGTGTGGCTGGTCGATTACAAGACTGGATCGACCAAACGCAAAGTGGGCGATATGCGTGCCGGGCGCGAGGTGCAGATGGTGCTGTACGTGCTGGCGGCGCAGGAACTGATGCGCGCGCGCGGCGAAGCGTTGGCGGTCGGTGGCGGGGCGTTCTGGCATTTGCAGAATGCGGAGACATCGGGCGAACTTGTGGCGTCGGACGGTGCGATCCCCGACGCTGTGCTGGCCGTGCACGCGAACGTCGAATCGGCGCGGGAGGGGCGCTTCCCGGTGCGGCCCGGCACGGTGACGGGCGGGCTGTGCACGACGTACTGCGAGTTCGGCAGGCTGTGCCGCCTGACGCGCGCCGCGTTCCGCAAGCCGGGCGCGGGTGAGATCGCGTTTTCACCGGACGGCGAGACGCCGGACGATGACTAA
- a CDS encoding NUDIX domain-containing protein, translated as MTLIPCRTLYNETRLVPADTLIQRPSVYGLIVYEGRLLVAEASCTHKYVLPGGGIEPGEDIQAALVREVAEETGLYVEVGPFLHFETDFLYYDPLDQAFHGFMFYYQGYPRDTQLGSLEYPVEEGLDRPLWVDIHALTPDSFQSHGPLALDLLSRIAAMREP; from the coding sequence ATGACGCTCATTCCATGCCGGACACTATACAATGAAACCCGTCTCGTGCCTGCCGATACCCTGATCCAGCGGCCCTCGGTGTACGGACTGATCGTTTACGAGGGGCGGCTGCTGGTGGCGGAAGCGAGCTGCACGCACAAATACGTACTGCCCGGCGGCGGAATCGAGCCGGGCGAGGACATTCAGGCCGCCCTGGTACGCGAAGTCGCGGAGGAGACCGGTCTGTACGTCGAGGTGGGACCGTTTTTGCATTTTGAAACCGACTTCCTTTATTACGATCCGCTCGATCAGGCGTTCCACGGGTTTATGTTTTATTACCAGGGCTACCCGCGTGACACCCAACTTGGCAGCCTGGAGTACCCTGTAGAGGAAGGGCTGGATCGCCCGCTGTGGGTGGATATTCATGCCCTGACCCCCGATTCGTTCCAGTCACACGGCCCGCTGGCGCTCGATCTGCTCTCGCGGATCGCGGCCATGCGGGAACCCTGA
- the mgtE gene encoding magnesium transporter, producing the protein METPILDDILARVRDALERDDIADAVNVLEGMRPPDQAELFAELEDDHQLALLPELDPTDSADILEKLDEAEAAELASALSTETLAHIIDEMEPDEAADLLGDIDPDQARDVLAAMDDSDEIHPLMLHADDSAGGLMTSDFLALRRRMTAGEALQAIRDWQPESESIYHLFVVDAQNTLVGVVSLRQLILAGPTTPLTDLMDSDVISVTVGTDQEECARVMSRYDLVALPVVDAQRKLVGVVTIDDVVDVLVDEATEDIQRMGGAQPLNRSYLESSVTRVMRTRISWLLMLFVTESLTGTVLRHFEGELSQVVALSFFVPLLIGTGGNAGSQTTSTIIRALAVGELKWSDAMHALWHELRVGILLGLGMAIVAYVRALTWGTSSDLALTISLTIFTIVVWANGLGSLLPMLATRLHIDPTVVSGPVMSTLVDATGLFIYFSIARIIMGL; encoded by the coding sequence GTGGAAACTCCTATCCTGGATGATATCCTCGCCCGCGTGCGTGACGCGCTGGAACGAGACGACATCGCCGACGCCGTGAACGTGCTGGAAGGGATGCGTCCCCCCGACCAGGCGGAGCTGTTCGCCGAGTTGGAAGACGATCACCAGCTCGCCCTGCTGCCGGAACTGGATCCCACCGACTCGGCGGACATCCTCGAAAAGCTCGACGAAGCCGAAGCTGCCGAGCTGGCCTCGGCCCTGTCGACCGAAACCCTGGCCCACATCATCGACGAAATGGAGCCGGACGAAGCCGCCGACCTGCTGGGCGACATCGATCCCGACCAGGCGCGTGACGTGCTGGCCGCAATGGACGACAGCGACGAGATCCACCCGCTGATGCTGCACGCCGACGACAGCGCGGGCGGCCTGATGACCTCGGACTTCCTCGCGCTGCGCCGCCGCATGACCGCCGGGGAAGCGCTCCAGGCGATCCGCGACTGGCAGCCCGAAAGCGAGTCGATCTACCACCTGTTCGTGGTGGACGCGCAGAACACGCTGGTCGGCGTGGTCAGCCTGCGCCAGTTGATCCTGGCCGGGCCGACGACTCCGCTCACCGACCTGATGGACTCGGACGTGATCTCGGTCACCGTCGGGACCGACCAGGAAGAGTGCGCGCGCGTCATGTCGCGCTACGACCTCGTCGCGCTGCCGGTGGTGGACGCGCAGCGTAAGCTGGTCGGCGTGGTCACCATCGACGACGTGGTGGACGTGCTGGTCGACGAGGCGACCGAAGACATTCAGCGCATGGGCGGCGCGCAGCCGCTGAACCGCTCCTACCTGGAAAGCAGCGTTACCCGCGTGATGCGCACGCGCATTAGCTGGCTGCTGATGCTGTTCGTGACCGAAAGTCTGACCGGCACCGTGCTGCGCCACTTCGAGGGCGAGCTGTCGCAAGTCGTGGCGCTGTCATTCTTCGTGCCGCTGCTGATCGGCACAGGCGGCAATGCCGGGTCACAGACCACCAGCACGATCATCCGCGCGCTGGCCGTCGGCGAGCTGAAGTGGAGCGACGCGATGCACGCGCTGTGGCACGAGCTGCGGGTCGGCATCCTGCTTGGCCTGGGCATGGCGATCGTCGCGTACGTGCGTGCGCTGACGTGGGGCACGTCGTCCGACCTGGCGCTGACGATCTCGCTGACGATCTTCACCATCGTCGTGTGGGCCAACGGGCTTGGCTCGCTGCTGCCCATGCTCGCCACCCGGCTGCACATCGATCCGACGGTCGTGTCCGGCCCGGTGATGAGCACGCTGGTAGACGCCACCGGCCTGTTTATCTACTTTTCAATTGCCCGTATAATCATGGGGTTGTAG